One window from the genome of Pedococcus badiiscoriae encodes:
- a CDS encoding leucyl aminopeptidase family protein, which translates to MPAPELLDPASSAWTTSAEPLADVLADLDPTDLVLAVPVPTGGLPATGAVPAALALVGLDAGDVVAAHEPTAKAGSITRIPLVPGERPVRTVLLVGVADSSPSQLRTAGAALGRAVKGRAAVVSLLGSGAARAAQSALAEGLALGGYSSPRWVGDKATPATAPVGEIVLVGSFDDPTVRRSVVRARATMLARNLAVVPSNIKNPAWVAAQARTLAGRSGLDVRVWGERELKAEGFGGLLAVGAASATPPRLVQLDHVPAGATARTPRVVLVGKGITFDTGGLDIKPAEAMLPMKTDMSGAAVVLAVLAACRELDVPVKVTGLLALAENGVGGAAYRPSDVITQYGGRTVEIGNTDAEGRIVMADALAYADLRLDPAVLLDVATLTGAARVALGRSMAPVFGTDDAVTAALVAAGEATGELLWPMPLVEDYRAGLDSDVADINHIAGSGGGGGSISAALFLREFVGARRWAHLDIAGVGRSDVDRGLLTKGGTGFGARLLLTWLEEMS; encoded by the coding sequence GTGCCTGCACCCGAACTGCTCGATCCCGCGTCCAGCGCCTGGACGACCTCCGCCGAACCCCTGGCGGACGTCCTCGCCGACCTCGATCCCACCGACCTCGTGCTGGCAGTGCCGGTCCCCACCGGCGGCCTGCCCGCGACCGGAGCGGTGCCGGCCGCCCTGGCCCTGGTGGGCCTCGACGCCGGCGACGTGGTGGCAGCGCACGAGCCCACGGCGAAGGCTGGTTCGATCACCCGGATCCCGCTGGTCCCGGGGGAGCGACCCGTCCGGACGGTGCTGCTGGTGGGGGTCGCGGACTCGAGCCCGTCGCAGCTGCGGACGGCTGGTGCCGCCCTCGGGCGGGCCGTGAAGGGCCGCGCCGCCGTCGTGAGCCTGCTCGGCAGTGGTGCGGCCCGTGCCGCGCAGTCCGCCCTGGCGGAGGGACTGGCACTCGGCGGGTACTCCAGCCCGCGGTGGGTCGGCGACAAAGCCACGCCCGCCACCGCCCCCGTGGGGGAGATCGTGCTCGTCGGCTCCTTCGACGACCCGACGGTCCGGCGCTCGGTCGTGCGGGCCCGGGCCACCATGCTGGCCCGCAACCTCGCGGTCGTCCCGTCCAACATCAAGAACCCCGCCTGGGTCGCCGCCCAGGCCAGGACCCTGGCCGGCCGCAGCGGCCTCGACGTGCGCGTGTGGGGCGAGCGCGAGCTGAAGGCGGAGGGCTTCGGCGGCCTGCTGGCGGTGGGCGCCGCTTCCGCGACCCCACCCCGGCTGGTCCAGCTGGACCACGTCCCGGCGGGAGCCACCGCGAGGACGCCGCGAGTCGTCCTGGTCGGCAAGGGGATCACCTTCGACACCGGCGGCCTCGACATCAAGCCCGCCGAGGCGATGCTCCCGATGAAGACCGACATGAGCGGTGCGGCCGTGGTGCTCGCCGTGCTCGCGGCCTGTCGTGAGCTCGACGTGCCGGTGAAGGTGACCGGGCTGCTGGCGCTCGCCGAGAACGGCGTCGGCGGCGCGGCATACCGTCCCTCTGACGTCATCACGCAGTACGGCGGTCGCACCGTCGAGATCGGCAACACGGACGCGGAGGGCCGCATCGTGATGGCCGACGCGCTCGCCTACGCGGACCTGCGCCTCGACCCGGCGGTGCTGCTCGACGTCGCGACGCTCACCGGGGCCGCCCGGGTGGCGCTGGGCCGGTCGATGGCCCCGGTCTTCGGCACCGACGACGCCGTCACCGCCGCTCTCGTCGCGGCGGGTGAGGCGACCGGGGAGCTGCTGTGGCCGATGCCCCTGGTGGAGGACTACCGCGCCGGCCTGGACAGCGACGTGGCGGACATCAACCACATAGCGGGCAGCGGAGGCGGCGGCGGCTCGATCTCGGCAGCATTGTTCCTGCGCGAGTTCGTGGGCGCGCGACGCTGGGCACACCTCGACATCGCCGGGGTCGGTCGCTCGGACGTCGACCGCGGACTGCTGACCAAGGGCGGGACGGGCTTCGGTGCCCGCCTGCTGCTGACCTGGCTGGAGGAGATGTCATGA
- a CDS encoding aldolase/citrate lyase family protein, whose translation MRSPKDFFAPLAVGAPAPLTQVPARPSRVIHFFDPSNEKMAAKVPAMVGTVDVLLGNLEDAVKADRKEAARAGLVQIARATDFGESTQLWSRVNALDSPWVLDDLTTLVTEIGDKLDVVMVPKVQGPEDIHYVDRLLAQLEARAGLQRPILVHAILETARGVANVEAIAGASPRMQGLSLGPADLAADRRMKTTRVGGGHPGYLVRQDPPEGVEDAVHAPRTTYQQDLWHYTIARMVDACAMHGIFPYYGPFGDIADVVACEDQFRNAFLLGCVGTWSLHPVQVEIAKRVFSPSAEDVAHARRVVEAMGDGTGAVMLDGKMEDDASLKQCRVMLELAERLAATDPQLAALYAEQPAPGDGDGA comes from the coding sequence GTGCGCAGCCCCAAGGACTTCTTCGCCCCCCTGGCCGTGGGTGCCCCGGCCCCTCTCACCCAGGTGCCCGCGCGGCCGTCGCGGGTCATCCACTTTTTCGACCCGAGCAACGAGAAGATGGCGGCCAAGGTGCCGGCCATGGTCGGCACCGTCGACGTGCTGCTGGGCAACCTCGAGGACGCCGTCAAGGCCGACCGCAAGGAGGCCGCACGGGCAGGGCTCGTCCAGATCGCACGGGCCACGGACTTCGGTGAGTCGACCCAGCTGTGGTCCCGCGTCAACGCCCTCGACAGCCCGTGGGTGCTCGACGACCTCACCACGCTGGTGACCGAGATCGGCGACAAGCTCGACGTCGTCATGGTCCCGAAGGTGCAGGGGCCCGAGGACATCCACTACGTCGACCGGCTGCTGGCCCAGCTCGAGGCCCGTGCCGGGCTCCAGCGCCCGATCCTCGTGCACGCCATCCTCGAGACCGCGCGCGGCGTGGCGAACGTCGAGGCCATCGCCGGGGCCAGCCCTCGCATGCAGGGACTCTCCCTCGGCCCGGCCGACCTCGCCGCAGACCGCCGCATGAAGACGACCCGGGTGGGCGGCGGCCACCCCGGCTACCTCGTGCGCCAGGACCCGCCGGAGGGTGTCGAGGACGCGGTGCACGCTCCGCGCACGACCTACCAGCAGGACCTGTGGCACTACACGATCGCGCGGATGGTCGACGCCTGCGCGATGCACGGGATCTTCCCGTACTACGGCCCGTTCGGGGACATCGCCGACGTCGTCGCGTGCGAGGACCAGTTCCGCAACGCCTTCCTGCTCGGCTGCGTCGGCACGTGGTCGCTGCACCCCGTGCAGGTCGAGATCGCGAAGCGGGTCTTCAGCCCCTCGGCCGAGGACGTCGCGCACGCGCGCCGCGTCGTCGAGGCGATGGGCGACGGCACGGGCGCGGTCATGCTCGACGGCAAGATGGAGGACGACGCGTCGCTCAAGCAGTGCCGGGTGATGCTCGAGCTCGCCGAACGCCTCGCGGCCACCGACCCCCAGCTGGCCGCCCTGTATGCCGAGCAGCCGGCTCCCGGCGACGGCGACGGTGCCTGA
- a CDS encoding DUF3117 domain-containing protein — protein sequence MAAMKPRTGDGPLEVTKEGRGIVLRMPLEGGGRLVVEMTPDEVRALGDAITNCEGLK from the coding sequence ATGGCGGCAATGAAGCCGAGGACCGGCGACGGCCCGCTCGAGGTGACCAAGGAAGGTCGCGGCATCGTGCTGCGCATGCCCCTCGAAGGCGGCGGTCGCCTCGTGGTCGAGATGACCCCAGACGAGGTCCGCGCGCTCGGCGACGCGATCACCAACTGCGAGGGCCTCAAGTAG
- a CDS encoding preprotein translocase subunit TatA codes for MAGVNGWEFIALIVLAVVILGPERLPEYAAKLAQFVRQARAMAEGAKGQLREQMGPEFDDIDWRQYDPRQYDPRRIVREALLDPTPVQPEGMGSSFAAGARGFDAAKPTPFDDDAT; via the coding sequence ATGGCGGGCGTCAACGGCTGGGAGTTCATCGCACTCATCGTGCTGGCCGTGGTCATCCTCGGCCCGGAACGGCTGCCCGAGTATGCCGCGAAGCTCGCCCAGTTCGTCCGCCAGGCGCGGGCCATGGCCGAGGGCGCGAAGGGCCAGCTGCGCGAGCAGATGGGGCCGGAGTTCGACGACATCGACTGGCGTCAGTACGACCCCCGGCAGTACGACCCGCGCCGCATCGTCCGCGAGGCCCTGCTCGACCCGACGCCCGTCCAGCCTGAGGGCATGGGTTCGAGCTTCGCAGCGGGCGCGCGCGGCTTCGACGCGGCCAAGCCGACACCGTTCGACGACGACGCCACCTGA
- a CDS encoding Mrp/NBP35 family ATP-binding protein, giving the protein MSPSPTDAPAAVTDDALHQALTTVIDPEIRKPVTELGMVESVAVDEAGRVSVTILLTVSGCPMKDTLTKDTTAALAQVPGVTAVDVTLGVMSDEQRVALRTQLRGGNAEREIPFAKPGSLTRVYAVASGKGGVGKSSITVNLAASLAQSGLRVGVVDADVYGFSVPRMLGVEHRPTQVDDMILPPIAHEVKVISIGMFVPGNQPVVWRGPMLHRALQQFLGDVFWGDLDVLLLDLPPGTGDIAISVAQLIPNAEILVVTTPQQAAAEVAERAGSIALQTHQRIVGVIENMSWLELPDGSRQEIFGAGGGQAVAESLTRAVGAQVPLLGQIPLDTNLREGADHGTPVVLRNPESPAAVSLRAIARGLGTRSRGLAGRSLGLYPVGR; this is encoded by the coding sequence ATGTCCCCCAGCCCGACCGACGCTCCCGCCGCGGTGACCGACGACGCGCTCCACCAGGCGCTCACGACCGTCATCGACCCCGAGATCCGCAAGCCGGTCACCGAGCTCGGCATGGTCGAGAGCGTCGCTGTCGACGAGGCCGGGCGGGTGTCCGTCACCATCCTGCTGACCGTCTCGGGCTGCCCGATGAAGGACACCCTCACCAAGGACACCACCGCAGCCCTCGCCCAGGTGCCGGGGGTGACCGCCGTCGACGTCACCCTGGGGGTGATGAGCGACGAGCAGCGGGTCGCCCTGCGCACCCAGCTGCGGGGCGGGAACGCCGAGCGGGAGATCCCCTTCGCCAAGCCCGGTTCGCTCACCCGCGTGTACGCCGTCGCGTCCGGCAAGGGCGGGGTCGGCAAGTCCTCGATCACCGTGAACCTCGCGGCGTCCCTGGCGCAGAGCGGGCTGCGAGTGGGAGTGGTGGACGCCGACGTCTACGGCTTCTCGGTGCCGCGCATGCTCGGGGTGGAGCACCGGCCGACGCAGGTCGACGACATGATCCTGCCCCCGATCGCGCACGAGGTGAAGGTCATCTCGATCGGCATGTTCGTGCCCGGCAACCAGCCGGTCGTCTGGCGGGGACCGATGCTGCACCGCGCACTCCAGCAGTTCCTCGGGGACGTGTTCTGGGGCGACCTCGACGTGCTGCTGCTCGACCTGCCGCCCGGCACGGGAGACATCGCCATCTCCGTCGCCCAGCTGATCCCCAACGCCGAGATCCTCGTCGTGACCACTCCGCAGCAGGCCGCCGCCGAGGTGGCCGAGCGCGCGGGATCCATTGCGCTGCAGACCCATCAGCGCATCGTCGGCGTGATCGAGAACATGTCGTGGCTCGAGCTGCCCGACGGCTCCCGTCAGGAGATCTTCGGTGCGGGCGGTGGCCAGGCCGTGGCAGAGTCGCTCACCCGGGCCGTCGGCGCGCAGGTGCCCCTGCTCGGCCAGATCCCCCTCGACACCAACCTGCGCGAGGGTGCCGACCACGGCACGCCGGTCGTCCTCCGCAACCCCGAGTCCCCGGCCGCTGTGTCGCTGCGCGCCATCGCCCGTGGTCTGGGGACCCGCTCGCGCGGGCTCGCTGGTCGCTCACTCGGGCTGTACCCCGTCGGCCGCTGA
- a CDS encoding CoA ester lyase, translating to MAGVHDAGAPAYRPRRSVLYMPSSNERALAKAKTLPVDALILDLEDAVAPDAKDQARENACAAVRSGEYGRRELTIRVNGLGTQWHDADLRAACAAGPDGIVVPKVGSADEVRALVAAMDAAGAPAHTRLWAMVETPVAVLHAEEIARASDRLACLVLGTNDLYKELGASFVPGRSAVSTSLQLVLLAGRAAGVAVLDGVFNDVSDADGFLAEARQGRELGFDGKTLIHPGQVDPCNETFAPSPAAVDDARAVIAAFESAQAKGQGVATLSGRLIENLHVDTARRVLAIDEAIAALAGQD from the coding sequence GTGGCCGGGGTGCACGACGCCGGCGCACCGGCATACCGGCCTCGTCGTTCGGTCCTGTACATGCCGTCGTCGAACGAGCGGGCGCTGGCCAAGGCCAAGACCCTGCCGGTCGACGCCCTGATCCTCGACCTCGAGGACGCGGTGGCGCCCGACGCCAAGGACCAGGCCCGGGAGAACGCCTGTGCCGCCGTGCGGTCCGGCGAGTACGGCCGGCGCGAGCTGACCATCCGCGTCAACGGCCTCGGCACCCAGTGGCACGACGCCGACCTGCGGGCCGCGTGCGCCGCGGGTCCGGACGGCATCGTGGTGCCCAAGGTCGGCTCGGCCGACGAGGTCCGCGCCCTGGTCGCCGCCATGGACGCGGCGGGGGCGCCCGCGCACACCCGGTTGTGGGCCATGGTCGAGACGCCCGTCGCCGTGCTGCACGCCGAGGAGATCGCCCGCGCCTCCGACCGCCTGGCGTGCCTGGTCCTCGGCACCAACGACCTCTACAAGGAGCTCGGGGCGTCGTTCGTCCCCGGGCGCAGCGCGGTCTCGACGAGCCTGCAGCTGGTGCTGCTCGCGGGCCGGGCCGCCGGGGTCGCCGTCCTGGACGGCGTCTTCAACGACGTGTCGGACGCCGACGGGTTCCTCGCCGAAGCCAGGCAGGGGCGTGAGCTGGGCTTCGACGGCAAGACCCTGATCCACCCCGGCCAGGTCGACCCGTGCAACGAGACGTTCGCGCCGAGCCCGGCTGCCGTCGACGACGCGCGCGCGGTCATCGCGGCCTTCGAGTCGGCGCAGGCGAAGGGGCAGGGGGTCGCCACGCTCAGTGGCCGGCTCATCGAGAACCTGCACGTCGACACGGCCCGGCGAGTGCTGGCCATCGACGAGGCGATCGCGGCGCTGGCCGGTCAGGACTGA
- the sigE gene encoding RNA polymerase sigma factor SigE: MTATDTIGSARQDAQGDVPEAPAWVPPTWEEIVEQHSARVYRLAYRLTGNPYDAEDLTHDVFIRVFRSLNSYQPGTFEGWLHRITTNVFLDKMRRKQRIRFDALSDESAARLPTREAGPEAAFEATHFDDDVQRALDALSPDFRAAVVLCDIEGLSYEEIAATLGVKLGTVRSRIHRGRAQLREALAHRDPSLARPAVDVDRAPVAKRRLPVLGRAVHGSR, from the coding sequence GTGACCGCGACCGACACGATCGGTTCGGCCCGACAGGATGCCCAGGGGGACGTCCCCGAGGCGCCCGCGTGGGTGCCCCCGACCTGGGAGGAGATCGTCGAGCAGCACTCTGCCCGCGTCTACCGGCTGGCCTACCGGCTGACCGGCAATCCGTATGACGCAGAGGACCTCACGCACGACGTGTTCATCCGCGTCTTCCGGTCGCTGAACAGCTACCAGCCCGGCACCTTCGAGGGCTGGCTGCACCGCATCACGACCAACGTCTTCCTCGACAAGATGCGCCGCAAGCAGCGGATCCGGTTCGACGCGCTCTCCGACGAGTCCGCCGCGCGCCTGCCCACCCGTGAGGCCGGGCCGGAGGCGGCGTTCGAGGCCACCCACTTCGACGACGACGTGCAGCGCGCCCTCGACGCCCTGTCCCCGGACTTCCGGGCCGCGGTCGTGCTGTGCGACATCGAGGGCCTCTCCTACGAGGAGATCGCCGCCACCCTCGGCGTCAAGCTCGGCACGGTGCGCTCACGCATCCACCGCGGCCGGGCCCAGCTGCGCGAAGCCCTCGCCCACCGCGACCCCTCCCTGGCCCGCCCCGCGGTCGACGTCGACCGGGCGCCCGTCGCCAAGCGCCGGCTCCCGGTGCTCGGCCGGGCGGTGCACGGATCGCGATGA
- a CDS encoding trypsin-like peptidase domain-containing protein: MSDERDPAGPDQPVSADPGQPTPGGSVDPEGGSTDPVAGSAWDPWAPPRGAGEHTQPVDLSQTQELHGAPGAAAGAPASAAASSAHVDPAHVDPAPVDPAPVGAAGVDPVWAAEPTGWPGDTAQAPGTPTHGASATGYRSDPGGSPAYPSIAPAVPAGQGWDPISASTADAGYAGAPAPWVGHRPPEATAPLQKGPGWGALVAVAAISALVAAGLGGVFGGWLGATGRLDFSSVDRTPSSIPRAGVGATSRPEGSIANIAAKALPSVVTIKVTGADGGGTGSGFVLDRDGHIITNNHVVASAANGGTIKVELSNGTEIGATIAGRDGSYDLAVLKTNRTDLVPLVMGSSKDVVVGDPVIAVGAPLGLESTVTSGIVSALNRPVSPGGDGNQQSFINAIQTDAAINPGNSGGPLLNMSGQVIGVNSAIARVPGTTDTQSGNIGVGFSIPSDQVVKTAEQLIKTGSAQHPVIGVVLDRAYTGDGVRILPKASSDSGPPVDPNGPAAKAGIKAGDVIIEFDGRRVTDPDNLVVAIRAKSVGDSVSMKVRRGSQTITVTLTLSGSGK; encoded by the coding sequence ATGAGCGACGAGCGAGACCCGGCGGGCCCTGACCAGCCAGTCTCCGCCGACCCCGGCCAACCGACCCCGGGTGGGTCGGTTGACCCCGAGGGCGGGTCGACCGATCCCGTGGCTGGGTCGGCCTGGGACCCGTGGGCACCCCCGCGCGGCGCCGGCGAGCACACCCAACCGGTGGACCTGTCGCAGACCCAGGAGCTCCACGGCGCCCCCGGCGCAGCAGCGGGCGCACCCGCCTCTGCGGCGGCGTCGTCCGCCCACGTCGATCCCGCCCACGTCGATCCCGCCCCGGTCGATCCCGCCCCCGTCGGTGCTGCGGGCGTGGACCCTGTGTGGGCCGCGGAGCCGACCGGCTGGCCCGGGGACACTGCGCAGGCTCCCGGCACCCCCACCCACGGCGCCTCGGCGACCGGGTACCGTTCAGACCCCGGTGGCTCCCCGGCATACCCGTCCATCGCCCCTGCCGTGCCGGCCGGGCAGGGCTGGGACCCGATCTCCGCCTCCACCGCCGATGCGGGGTATGCCGGCGCGCCGGCACCCTGGGTCGGTCACCGGCCGCCGGAGGCCACCGCGCCGCTGCAGAAAGGCCCCGGCTGGGGCGCCCTGGTCGCGGTCGCCGCCATCTCGGCCCTTGTCGCTGCCGGGCTCGGCGGCGTGTTCGGCGGGTGGCTCGGGGCGACCGGGAGGCTGGACTTCAGCTCGGTGGACCGGACCCCCTCCTCGATCCCGCGCGCCGGGGTCGGAGCCACGTCGCGGCCCGAGGGCTCGATCGCCAACATCGCGGCCAAGGCGCTCCCCAGCGTCGTGACGATCAAGGTCACCGGCGCCGACGGCGGAGGCACCGGCTCGGGCTTCGTGCTCGACCGGGACGGGCACATCATCACCAACAACCACGTGGTCGCGAGTGCCGCCAACGGGGGCACCATCAAGGTGGAGCTGTCCAACGGCACCGAGATCGGCGCGACGATCGCCGGTCGTGACGGGTCGTACGACCTGGCCGTGCTCAAGACCAACCGCACCGACCTGGTGCCGCTCGTCATGGGCTCGTCCAAGGACGTCGTGGTGGGGGACCCGGTCATCGCCGTCGGCGCCCCTCTGGGCCTCGAGTCCACCGTGACCAGCGGCATCGTCAGCGCCCTCAACCGACCGGTGAGTCCCGGTGGGGACGGCAACCAGCAGTCCTTCATCAACGCGATCCAGACCGACGCGGCGATCAACCCGGGCAACAGCGGCGGTCCTCTGCTCAACATGTCCGGCCAGGTCATCGGCGTGAACTCGGCCATCGCGCGGGTCCCCGGGACGACCGACACCCAGTCCGGCAACATCGGCGTCGGCTTCTCCATCCCGAGCGACCAGGTCGTGAAGACGGCCGAGCAGCTGATCAAGACGGGTTCCGCCCAGCATCCGGTGATCGGTGTGGTGCTGGACCGGGCCTACACCGGTGACGGGGTGCGCATCCTGCCCAAGGCCAGCAGTGACAGCGGGCCTCCGGTCGACCCCAACGGCCCGGCGGCCAAGGCGGGGATCAAGGCCGGCGACGTGATCATCGAGTTCGACGGCCGTCGGGTGACCGACCCCGACAACCTCGTGGTGGCGATCCGTGCCAAGAGCGTCGGCGACTCCGTCTCCATGAAGGTCCGCCGCGGGAGCCAGACGATCACGGTCACCCTCACGTTGTCCGGCTCGGGCAAGTAG
- a CDS encoding magnesium transporter MgtE N-terminal domain-containing protein codes for MSTPSRVFVGRLVSLSVFDPLGDPVGRVRDVVVTFGASRRRPRIIGLVVEVPGRRRVFVPMTRVTSVDGGQVITTGLVNMRRFEQRTNEVLVMAEILERPVTVNDPEGPYEATVEDVAIERERSRDWAMSKVYVRRGSARGTLGPFRRRRGATALVPVEDVTGIHQSTAGQSAAMLLETYDDLKSADLADVIHDLSPKRRAEVAEAMADDKLADVLEELPEDDQVEILETLPVERAADVLEAMEPDDATDLLHNLTAEKQEELLQLMEPDEAADLRRLLTYDEESAGGMMTTEPVILGPEASIAEALAVVRRVELSPALASTVYVCRTPHETPTGKYLGMVHIQRLLREPPHGAVGSILDKEIEPLHADAPLGKVTRMLATYNLVGVPVVDGDGRLIGAVTVDDVLDHILPDDWREERHEVTHG; via the coding sequence GTGAGCACTCCGTCGCGCGTCTTCGTCGGCCGCCTGGTCAGCCTGAGCGTGTTCGACCCGCTCGGCGACCCGGTCGGTCGGGTCCGCGACGTCGTCGTCACGTTCGGGGCCTCGCGCCGCCGACCCCGCATCATCGGCCTGGTGGTCGAGGTGCCGGGCCGCCGGCGCGTGTTCGTGCCGATGACCCGGGTGACCTCGGTCGACGGCGGCCAGGTCATCACGACCGGTCTGGTCAACATGCGGCGTTTCGAGCAGCGCACCAACGAGGTGCTGGTGATGGCCGAGATCCTCGAGCGACCGGTCACCGTCAACGACCCCGAGGGTCCCTACGAGGCCACCGTCGAGGACGTCGCCATCGAGCGCGAGCGCAGCCGCGACTGGGCCATGTCCAAGGTCTACGTGCGCCGCGGTTCCGCGCGCGGCACGCTGGGTCCGTTCCGGCGGCGCCGCGGCGCCACGGCGCTCGTCCCCGTCGAGGACGTCACCGGCATCCACCAGTCCACGGCCGGGCAGTCGGCCGCGATGCTGCTCGAGACCTATGACGACCTGAAGTCCGCCGACCTCGCCGACGTCATCCACGACCTGTCGCCCAAGCGTCGCGCCGAGGTGGCCGAGGCGATGGCCGACGACAAGCTGGCCGACGTCCTCGAGGAGCTGCCGGAGGACGACCAGGTCGAGATCCTCGAGACGCTGCCGGTGGAACGGGCCGCCGACGTCCTCGAGGCGATGGAACCCGACGACGCGACCGACCTGCTCCACAACCTCACTGCCGAGAAGCAGGAGGAGCTGCTCCAGCTCATGGAGCCCGACGAAGCCGCCGACCTGCGCCGACTGCTCACCTACGACGAGGAGTCGGCGGGCGGCATGATGACGACCGAGCCGGTCATCCTCGGTCCGGAGGCCTCCATCGCCGAGGCCCTGGCGGTGGTGCGCCGAGTCGAGCTGTCGCCGGCGCTGGCCTCCACCGTCTACGTCTGCCGGACCCCGCACGAGACCCCCACCGGCAAGTACCTCGGCATGGTCCACATCCAGCGGTTGCTGCGCGAGCCACCCCACGGCGCGGTCGGCAGCATCCTCGACAAGGAGATCGAGCCGCTGCATGCCGACGCCCCGCTGGGGAAGGTCACGCGGATGCTGGCGACCTACAACCTGGTCGGGGTCCCGGTGGTGGACGGCGACGGCCGGCTCATCGGCGCGGTCACGGTCGACGACGTGCTCGACCACATCCTGCCCGACGACTGGCGCGAGGAGCGCCACGAGGTGACCCATGGCTGA
- a CDS encoding O-methyltransferase, with translation MSAQKPASWAYAEEFVTENEVIESARRRGEELGAVPVGNGAGVLLRLLAAAVKAKSVVEVGTGAGTSGLWLLQGMPEDGILTTIDVEAEHQGVAKKAYAEAGIAHQRTRVITGRALDVLPRMTDGAYDMVVIDGDKVEYPEYVSHGVRLLRSGGVLVLDNMLWHDKVADPAARDQQTSVLRDLGKALRDDERLIPALLPVGDGVLAAVKR, from the coding sequence ATGAGCGCACAGAAGCCGGCCAGCTGGGCCTACGCCGAGGAGTTCGTCACCGAGAACGAGGTGATCGAGTCCGCGCGGCGTCGGGGCGAGGAGCTGGGTGCCGTGCCGGTCGGCAACGGCGCGGGGGTGCTGCTGCGCCTGCTGGCGGCCGCGGTGAAGGCCAAGTCGGTCGTCGAGGTGGGCACCGGCGCCGGTACGTCGGGGCTGTGGTTGCTGCAGGGCATGCCGGAGGACGGCATCCTCACGACGATCGACGTGGAGGCCGAGCACCAGGGAGTGGCGAAGAAGGCCTACGCCGAGGCCGGGATCGCCCACCAGCGCACCCGGGTCATCACCGGCCGGGCCCTGGACGTGCTCCCCCGGATGACGGACGGCGCGTACGACATGGTCGTCATCGACGGCGACAAGGTGGAGTACCCGGAGTACGTCAGCCACGGCGTCAGGCTGCTGCGTTCGGGTGGGGTGCTCGTGCTCGACAACATGCTCTGGCACGACAAGGTGGCCGACCCGGCGGCGCGCGACCAGCAGACATCGGTGCTGCGCGACCTGGGCAAGGCCCTGCGGGACGACGAGCGGCTGATCCCGGCGCTGTTGCCGGTGGGCGACGGCGTCCTGGCGGCCGTCAAGCGCTGA
- a CDS encoding DUF1003 domain-containing protein, producing the protein MAERDRWMASNRLDQPREARRPLLPRPVLSQETFGRWSEEFARFMGTANFLIAMTVFVGLWVGWNVVSPQALRFDNYPFIFLTLMLSLQASYAAPLILLAQNRQADRDRVALEQDRARDERNLADTEYLTREVASLRHAMGDAVTRDFLRSELRGLLEELEDRALEVRRREADDSVSGATGSSKDLGAT; encoded by the coding sequence ATGGCTGAGCGCGACCGCTGGATGGCCAGCAACAGGCTGGACCAGCCCCGCGAGGCCCGCCGCCCTCTGCTGCCCCGACCCGTCCTGAGCCAGGAGACGTTCGGCCGGTGGAGCGAGGAGTTCGCGCGCTTCATGGGGACGGCGAACTTCCTGATCGCCATGACGGTCTTCGTGGGGCTCTGGGTGGGGTGGAACGTCGTCTCGCCGCAGGCCCTGCGTTTCGACAACTACCCGTTCATCTTCCTCACGCTGATGCTCAGCCTGCAGGCGTCGTATGCCGCGCCGCTGATCCTGCTCGCGCAGAACCGCCAGGCCGACCGCGACCGCGTGGCCCTCGAACAGGACCGGGCCCGCGACGAACGCAACCTCGCCGACACCGAGTACCTCACCCGCGAGGTGGCCTCGCTGCGCCACGCCATGGGTGACGCCGTCACCCGCGACTTCCTGCGCTCCGAGCTGCGAGGCCTGCTCGAGGAGCTCGAGGACCGCGCGCTCGAGGTCCGGCGACGTGAGGCAGATGACAGCGTGAGCGGCGCCACCGGTTCTTCGAAGGACCTGGGCGCGACCTAG